Proteins encoded together in one Bradyrhizobium sp. CB82 window:
- a CDS encoding efflux RND transporter periplasmic adaptor subunit has protein sequence MTSQSSNPVRTPHVGKALAAATVLASVALTGCNDHAAQTTTRATLVRTTIVQPRDRQAAITLTGEVQARFRADLSFRVSGRVIARTVDVGAHVNKGDVLARLDPAEQQADVDAATAAVASAEAQLRVAKATFERQKALIASGFTTRTVYDQAQEGLRMAEGVLEAAKAQLGTSADALGYTVLHAEADGVITARNLEVGQVVPAAQPVFSLAQDGERDAVFEVYESVFLGQTESRRVTLALVSDPDVIATGEVREISPVIDAKSSTIRVKVSIDTPPAAMTLGSAVAGTVNAKAQQEITLPWSALMATGTKPAVWTVDPKTQTASLKPVTVGAYEAGQVLIKAGLEPGERVVVDGGKLLSVGQSVTEEGARS, from the coding sequence ATGACAAGCCAATCCTCCAACCCCGTTCGAACGCCACATGTGGGGAAGGCCCTCGCCGCAGCGACCGTGCTTGCCAGCGTTGCGCTGACTGGTTGCAACGATCACGCGGCGCAGACGACCACACGGGCAACGCTGGTCAGGACCACGATCGTGCAGCCGCGCGACCGGCAAGCCGCCATCACATTGACCGGAGAGGTCCAGGCGCGCTTCCGTGCCGACCTTTCGTTCCGCGTCAGCGGACGTGTGATCGCTCGCACCGTGGACGTTGGTGCTCACGTCAACAAGGGCGACGTCCTCGCCCGGCTCGATCCGGCCGAGCAACAGGCCGATGTCGATGCCGCGACCGCGGCAGTGGCCTCCGCCGAAGCCCAGCTGCGCGTGGCGAAGGCTACGTTCGAGCGGCAGAAAGCGCTGATCGCAAGCGGCTTCACCACCCGGACCGTCTACGACCAGGCCCAGGAAGGCTTGCGGATGGCGGAGGGTGTGCTGGAAGCGGCCAAGGCGCAGCTGGGCACTTCAGCGGATGCGCTTGGCTATACCGTGCTGCATGCCGAAGCGGACGGCGTCATTACCGCACGAAATCTCGAGGTCGGCCAGGTCGTTCCGGCTGCCCAGCCCGTGTTCTCGCTTGCTCAGGACGGGGAGCGGGATGCCGTCTTCGAGGTCTACGAATCCGTCTTCCTTGGCCAGACCGAGAGCCGCCGCGTGACGCTGGCGCTAGTCTCCGATCCCGACGTGATAGCGACGGGAGAGGTGAGAGAGATTTCACCTGTTATCGACGCGAAGAGCTCCACGATCCGCGTCAAGGTGTCTATCGACACTCCGCCGGCCGCGATGACGCTGGGCAGCGCCGTCGCCGGAACGGTCAATGCGAAAGCTCAGCAGGAGATCACCTTGCCCTGGAGTGCGCTGATGGCCACCGGCACGAAGCCCGCGGTCTGGACGGTCGATCCGAAGACGCAGACAGCGTCGCTGAAGCCGGTCACGGTCGGCGCATACGAGGCCGGTCAGGTGCTGATCAAGGCAGGCCTCGAGCCCGGCGAGCGTGTCGTCGTCGACGGCGGCAAGCTTCTGAGCGTCGGCCAGTCCGTCACCGAAGAAGGAGCTCGGTCATGA
- a CDS encoding sensor histidine kinase, translated as MTVLNPDRPGLQEGVLLRELHHRVTNGVAFAIDLVSAAAIRAEGTEAKCALSDVVELLHGYADVHRALAMPAGETLIHAATYIRKLGLGMRRALLDRMNIQLAFATQSLALQPERCWHLGLIVHELVMHATRHACFDARAGQIRIKLTRTGALVNCMILDNGSRPARETSDRELRIARDIARVLGGRIEQGFGPEFTSIVLSFPLTERERGANWSIATRQMRALRRTRATATNEAVLTASAAADQRGPTAVTDPFAGRLRQQERELVVPHQSADALGGLLSPSHHTDAP; from the coding sequence GTGACTGTTTTGAACCCGGACCGGCCCGGCTTGCAGGAAGGCGTGCTGCTGCGCGAGCTGCATCACAGGGTCACCAACGGTGTTGCCTTCGCCATCGACCTGGTCTCCGCCGCCGCCATCCGGGCCGAGGGGACGGAAGCCAAGTGCGCGCTCAGCGATGTCGTCGAGCTGCTGCATGGCTACGCCGATGTGCATCGTGCGCTGGCCATGCCCGCGGGTGAAACGCTGATTCATGCCGCGACCTACATTCGCAAACTGGGCCTTGGCATGCGCCGGGCACTCCTGGACCGGATGAACATTCAGCTGGCATTCGCGACCCAGTCCCTCGCGCTTCAGCCGGAGCGCTGCTGGCATCTGGGGCTGATCGTCCATGAGCTCGTGATGCACGCGACAAGGCACGCTTGTTTCGACGCACGGGCCGGGCAGATCAGGATCAAGCTGACGCGTACCGGTGCGCTGGTGAACTGCATGATCCTGGACAACGGCTCGCGTCCCGCGCGGGAGACTTCCGACCGCGAATTGCGAATTGCCAGGGATATCGCGCGGGTCCTCGGCGGCCGGATTGAGCAGGGCTTCGGCCCCGAATTCACCTCGATCGTCCTCTCGTTCCCGCTGACCGAACGCGAACGGGGCGCAAACTGGTCGATCGCAACGCGCCAGATGAGGGCTCTGCGCCGCACGAGAGCCACCGCTACAAACGAAGCAGTGCTCACCGCAAGCGCCGCGGCCGATCAACGCGGGCCCACCGCTGTGACAGATCCCTTTGCGGGACGACTGCGCCAGCAAGAACGCGAATTGGTCGTCCCTCACCAATCCGCCGATGCGCTTGGCGGGCTGTTGTCGCCTTCCCATCATACGGACGCGCCATGA